The genomic stretch CGGTGCCAGCGACCCGGAAATCGGCCAGGCGCTTGTAGCCCTCCTCGCTCAGGGCAGCGGCGAACCGCTCCGGACTGCCGCCGCCCGCCACCTGGGTCTGGCGGGCCCAGTCCAGGTGCTGGATGGCGGTGGCGCCTGCCGCCTCCTCGTCCGGCAGGACGATGTCCGGCTGCACCAGGCACAGGTGCTCCTCCCAGGAGGCCCCGGCGCCGACCTCCTTGTAGCAGAGGATGGACGGCATGTAGCCGCGGTCCGGCCCGCC from Thermodesulfobacteriota bacterium encodes the following:
- a CDS encoding SEC-C metal-binding domain-containing protein, which translates into the protein MSKIGRNTPCPCGSGKKYKKCCEKKEGTASPGESVPGRLRHEPGSYGGPDRGYMPSILCYKEVGAGASWEEHLCLVQPDIVLPDEEAAGATAIQHLDWARQTQVAGGGSPERFAAALSEEGYKRLADFRVAGTASAVGHRRRRPVT